In Microcoleus sp. bin38.metabat.b11b12b14.051, a single genomic region encodes these proteins:
- a CDS encoding ferredoxin-thioredoxin reductase variable chain, whose protein sequence is MKIGDRVCIKNSVVVYHHPQNRSQPFDIKGMEGEVVAIVHEWHGRPVSANWPVLVQFDKKFRAHFKEDEVELISSEV, encoded by the coding sequence ATGAAAATTGGCGATCGCGTTTGCATTAAAAACTCTGTTGTTGTCTACCACCACCCTCAAAATCGCAGTCAACCATTTGATATTAAGGGTATGGAAGGAGAAGTCGTGGCGATCGTTCACGAATGGCACGGCAGACCTGTCAGTGCTAATTGGCCGGTTCTAGTTCAGTTTGACAAAAAATTTCGAGCTCACTTCAAAGAAGATGAAGTCGAATTGATATCTTCGGAAGTCTAG
- a CDS encoding YdcF family protein: MFLFLSKLLPLLIYPLGLSCLLMMAALITLWKRPKWAAAPMAGALIILLLGSTGWVSKSLVRSLEWQNIPTAELPQASAIVVLGGGVKAALAPRPWVELGEAGDRIIYASRLYRQGKAPLLVLTGGRVDWKGGGSPESADMAEIAQTMGVPASAILQDPDSHNTYQNAVNVRKILDAQGIQNQVLLVTSAMHMTRSLLIFQRQGIKVIAAPTDFQITQQDIATSQNNGQAFALDLLPDTYYLHQSTKALKEYIGLMVYRLRGWL, translated from the coding sequence ATGTTTCTATTTCTGTCTAAACTTCTGCCGCTGTTGATTTATCCTTTGGGGTTGAGTTGCTTGTTGATGATGGCGGCTTTAATCACCCTTTGGAAACGTCCCAAATGGGCGGCGGCGCCAATGGCTGGGGCTCTAATTATTTTACTGCTTGGAAGTACCGGTTGGGTGTCGAAATCGTTAGTTCGATCGCTCGAATGGCAAAATATACCAACCGCCGAACTTCCCCAAGCATCCGCGATTGTTGTCTTGGGCGGCGGTGTCAAAGCCGCGCTAGCGCCCCGTCCTTGGGTAGAATTGGGCGAAGCGGGCGATCGTATAATATACGCTTCCCGACTTTACCGTCAAGGCAAAGCTCCCCTGTTAGTTCTGACTGGCGGTAGAGTAGATTGGAAAGGCGGGGGCTCTCCCGAATCGGCAGATATGGCAGAAATTGCCCAAACAATGGGCGTACCGGCATCAGCAATTCTGCAAGATCCCGATTCCCACAACACCTATCAAAATGCCGTCAACGTGCGGAAAATATTAGACGCTCAAGGTATACAAAACCAGGTTTTGCTAGTGACATCGGCGATGCACATGACTCGATCCCTCTTAATTTTTCAGCGTCAGGGAATCAAAGTAATTGCAGCACCAACCGACTTTCAGATAACGCAGCAGGATATCGCCACCTCTCAAAACAATGGTCAAGCATTCGCCTTAGATTTATTGCCGGATACCTATTATCTACACCAGTCCACTAAAGCTTTGAAAGAATACATCGGCTTAATGGTGTATCGCCTGCGCGGATGGCTTTAA
- a CDS encoding adenosine kinase, with translation MTQNNQESGSVDVFGVGNALVDILALVEDEFVVKHGLNRGAMTLMDSETQGGLLHDLEHNSLQMRSGGSAANTMIGLAQSGGKGYYSGKVAKDTNGEFYRQDLLEAGIDFNVHPATESNGPTGTCVVLTTPDAERTLCTNLGVSTTLAATDIDVDRLSHCKYSYVEGYLWDAPEPRKASIKTMEESKRLGVKVAFTFSDGFLVDRFADDFHKVVSEYCDVIFCNADEVRSFFKEESLEECARKMSAISDLAFITNGDKGCMVVENKQIVDVAGFPVKAIDTVGAGDAFAGGVLFGITNGLSAAQAARWGNYLASLVVQIHGPRLEGSQAHLLNQVISG, from the coding sequence ATGACTCAAAATAATCAAGAATCCGGTTCCGTGGATGTGTTTGGCGTGGGCAATGCCCTGGTGGACATCTTAGCATTAGTCGAAGATGAATTTGTGGTCAAGCACGGGCTGAATCGCGGCGCGATGACGCTGATGGATTCGGAAACCCAGGGGGGACTTTTGCACGATTTGGAACACAATTCGCTGCAAATGCGATCGGGGGGTTCTGCGGCCAATACGATGATTGGTTTGGCTCAGAGCGGCGGTAAAGGCTATTATTCGGGGAAGGTTGCTAAGGATACTAACGGCGAATTTTACCGCCAAGATTTGCTGGAAGCCGGGATTGATTTTAATGTGCATCCTGCTACTGAGTCTAACGGGCCGACGGGTACTTGTGTCGTGCTGACTACGCCGGATGCGGAACGCACGCTGTGTACTAATTTGGGGGTTTCTACTACTCTGGCGGCGACTGATATTGATGTCGATCGCCTGTCTCACTGCAAGTACAGTTATGTTGAGGGCTATCTTTGGGATGCTCCTGAACCCAGAAAGGCTAGTATTAAGACGATGGAAGAGTCTAAGCGTCTGGGTGTTAAGGTGGCTTTTACTTTTTCGGATGGCTTTTTGGTCGATCGATTTGCGGATGATTTTCACAAGGTGGTTTCGGAATATTGCGATGTGATTTTTTGCAATGCTGACGAGGTGCGGAGCTTTTTTAAGGAGGAATCTCTGGAAGAGTGCGCTCGGAAGATGAGCGCGATTTCGGATTTGGCTTTTATCACGAATGGGGATAAGGGCTGCATGGTGGTGGAGAACAAACAGATTGTGGATGTGGCTGGATTTCCCGTAAAGGCGATCGATACTGTGGGTGCTGGCGATGCTTTTGCGGGCGGTGTTTTGTTTGGCATTACTAATGGTTTGAGTGCTGCACAAGCGGCTCGTTGGGGCAATTATTTGGCTTCTCTGGTGGTGCAGATTCACGGCCCCCGTCTTGAAGGTTCTCAGGCTCATTTACTGAATCAGGTGATTTCTGGTTAG
- a CDS encoding DUF2281 domain-containing protein, which translates to MTVIEQIYAIVKTLPQNQASEILAFAEFIRAKYLNAHKSTDTVDSLTSWQELVYALGGTWAEDFPTLEEIRSESGEDILRESF; encoded by the coding sequence ATGACTGTTATTGAACAAATTTACGCGATCGTCAAAACCCTTCCCCAAAACCAAGCTAGCGAAATTCTCGCTTTCGCTGAGTTTATTCGTGCCAAGTACCTGAATGCCCACAAATCCACCGATACAGTAGATTCTTTAACTTCTTGGCAGGAATTGGTTTATGCCCTCGGTGGAACGTGGGCAGAAGATTTTCCTACTTTGGAGGAGATTCGTAGCGAGTCGGGGGAAGACATTTTGCGGGAGAGCTTTTAG
- a CDS encoding CopG family transcriptional regulator, with product MTQAEKISISLPQSLLQFIETYKITKGCKSPSQVIEVALELLRNQELESAYRQASSEIDTAWDLTIADGLTDETW from the coding sequence ATGACGCAAGCCGAAAAAATATCAATCTCCTTACCACAATCGCTACTACAGTTTATTGAAACCTACAAAATTACTAAAGGATGCAAATCCCCATCCCAAGTAATAGAAGTAGCTCTCGAACTATTGCGAAATCAGGAACTAGAATCCGCTTACCGACAAGCATCCAGTGAAATTGACACCGCTTGGGATCTAACAATTGCCGATGGATTGACAGATGAAACGTGGTGA
- a CDS encoding type II toxin-antitoxin system RelE/ParE family toxin produces the protein MNLKKSKCDDNAYRLRVGEYRIGFYFDGETITFVRILHRKDIYRYFPP, from the coding sequence ATTAACTTAAAAAAATCAAAATGCGATGACAATGCCTATCGGCTTCGGGTTGGGGAATATCGAATAGGTTTTTATTTTGATGGCGAGACTATTACTTTTGTGAGGATTCTCCACCGGAAAGATATTTATCGCTACTTTCCGCCATAA
- a CDS encoding type II toxin-antitoxin system PemK/MazF family toxin, whose protein sequence is MKRGEIYYANLSPAVGSEMDKRRPVLVVSNDANNCAADTVTIIPITSNVTRVYPFEVLISSEDSGLPKPSKVQAQQVRTISRQRLGANVVGNLNPEMMQLIDAALKLHLDLD, encoded by the coding sequence ATGAAACGTGGTGAAATTTACTATGCTAATCTCAGTCCAGCGGTTGGTTCTGAGATGGATAAACGCCGTCCCGTGCTGGTAGTGAGTAATGATGCAAATAACTGTGCAGCCGACACAGTTACAATTATACCAATTACCTCTAATGTCACCCGTGTTTATCCTTTCGAGGTTTTAATTAGTTCAGAAGACAGCGGTTTACCCAAACCTTCCAAAGTGCAAGCGCAACAAGTGCGGACAATTTCTAGACAACGGCTGGGTGCTAATGTGGTGGGAAACTTGAACCCGGAAATGATGCAATTGATAGATGCTGCTCTCAAACTTCACTTAGACTTAGATTAA
- a CDS encoding bifunctional aminoglycoside phosphotransferase/ATP-binding protein yields MAYLPPLIQQMLEPGFYPHSVTKPVQLIQTHISFVLLTGDYTYKIKKPVDFGFLDYSTLEKRQHFCIQELEMNRRTAPEIYLEVLPIVQSDDTFHFGSNELDVTPAELAVEYALKMRQFPQDSLLLSLLERGLLTEQVMANLGREVANFHSTAISNSYIRTFGEVGQIRTVINNNYRISQKYIGGPQTQTQYQETKDYSDGFFAENQELFNLRIANNKIRECHGDLHLRNIALWQDKILIFDCIEFNEPFRFVDVMYDIAFTVMDLESRGRRDLGNVFLNTYIEQTGDWEGLQVLPLYLSRQAYVRAKVTSLMLDDSSVSTAEKAQISQTAAHYYKLAWEYTKLRPGKLTLMSGLSGSGKSTAARYLARRTGAIHIRSDAVRKHLGGIPLNERGGQDLYSDEMTARTYGRLLKLGIMLAQRGWDVILDAKFDRQNWRTDAINQAQSHGLSLQIVYCTAPMAVLRQRLQQRTGDISDATAELLISQQAEEEPFTELEQIYVKVVDTAPDLEVQLNLICGE; encoded by the coding sequence ATGGCTTATCTCCCACCTTTAATTCAGCAGATGTTGGAGCCTGGGTTTTACCCCCACAGCGTCACAAAACCAGTCCAGCTTATTCAGACTCACATTTCCTTTGTCTTGCTGACGGGAGATTATACTTACAAAATCAAGAAACCAGTTGATTTTGGTTTTTTGGACTATTCAACATTGGAAAAACGGCAGCACTTCTGCATTCAAGAATTGGAAATGAACCGACGCACAGCACCGGAAATATATCTCGAAGTTTTGCCAATTGTTCAAAGCGACGATACGTTTCACTTTGGCAGTAATGAACTCGATGTAACTCCGGCAGAACTTGCTGTAGAATATGCACTAAAAATGCGACAGTTTCCTCAAGATTCGCTGTTGCTCAGTTTGTTGGAGCGCGGATTGTTGACCGAGCAAGTTATGGCAAATTTAGGGCGAGAAGTTGCCAACTTTCACAGCACGGCAATTAGCAATAGCTACATTCGTACCTTTGGCGAAGTCGGTCAGATTCGCACAGTAATAAATAACAATTACCGCATTTCGCAAAAGTATATCGGTGGGCCGCAGACTCAGACTCAGTATCAGGAAACCAAAGATTATAGTGATGGGTTTTTTGCGGAAAATCAAGAATTGTTCAATCTGCGGATTGCTAATAATAAAATTCGCGAGTGCCACGGAGATTTGCACTTACGGAACATCGCACTGTGGCAAGATAAAATATTGATATTTGATTGCATTGAATTTAACGAGCCTTTTCGGTTTGTTGATGTCATGTACGATATCGCTTTTACAGTCATGGATTTAGAATCGCGGGGACGCCGAGATTTAGGCAATGTTTTTCTCAATACTTACATCGAACAAACTGGCGATTGGGAAGGATTGCAAGTGCTGCCGCTGTATTTGAGCCGTCAAGCTTATGTGAGAGCAAAAGTAACTTCGTTAATGTTGGACGATAGCTCGGTTTCTACGGCGGAAAAAGCACAGATTTCACAGACTGCCGCTCATTACTATAAACTGGCTTGGGAATACACAAAACTGCGCCCGGGAAAGTTAACTTTGATGTCTGGTTTGTCTGGTTCTGGGAAGAGTACAGCGGCTCGATATTTGGCCCGCCGCACTGGGGCGATTCACATTCGCTCCGATGCTGTTCGCAAACACTTAGGCGGAATTCCATTAAATGAACGCGGCGGGCAAGATTTGTACTCGGATGAGATGACGGCACGGACTTATGGTAGATTGTTAAAGTTGGGCATAATGCTGGCTCAGCGAGGTTGGGATGTGATTTTAGATGCTAAGTTCGATCGCCAAAACTGGAGAACCGATGCAATAAATCAAGCTCAATCCCACGGCTTGTCGCTGCAAATCGTGTACTGCACCGCACCAATGGCAGTATTGCGACAACGACTGCAACAGCGCACGGGCGATATTTCCGACGCGACAGCAGAACTATTGATCTCGCAGCAAGCCGAAGAAGAACCTTTTACAGAATTAGAGCAAATTTATGTAAAGGTTGTAGATACCGCGCCCGACTTAGAGGTACAATTAAACTTGATTTGTGGGGAGTAG